The Fodinibius salinus nucleotide sequence GATCCATTTCTTATTGGCCGCTTGCCCGCTGCCGGGGATGATAGCAGAACTAAGCAGTGCCAGACCGGCTTTTTTGCGAACAGGCTGGTAAAAAGGATCGGAGTTACTGTAATTGATTGTCGGTTTTAAATCCTGCATAGTGATTTGCTCAGCGGTGGATGGTTCCCCGGATTTGATTACCGGTTGGGCATAGCATGCTAGAGAAAGACTGATAAAAAATAATCCCCAAACCGTAATTTTATTGACTATGGTTGAAAACATTAAAATCGAAAGTTAATCCAAAATGGAAAATAAATTCTTTACCGTATGATATCTTTCCTCCAGATGTTTCGGTGATAAAATTATCAGGTAAAGTAACATCAAAAGTATTAAATCCATAGGCGCCGCTCACAAAGAGTTTTACTGGGAACAGGTAGTAGCTGTTAAAGGCAAACCGAAGCTCTCCGCCCAAGCCTGTTTTAATAGTATTACCGATCTGTAGCGGGCCGTCCCAGCCATTGCCACCTTCCGCAAATAAACGTAGATAAAGCTTATCCATTGTGTGACGTCCTATTTCTTTATTGATACCGCGCAGAAGCGGGAAGGTATATGAGAGCGTTAACATAGCAGTCGTGTTGCCTCCCAAAGCAAAATAAGGGTAGCTGCGCATTCCTGAAAAGCCACCGATGTAGTCGAGATAGAAAAAGTCATTTGGTTTATTAAGGTAGCTGAATCCACGTCCGTACAGATTTACTGCTGTATTGGTTGATACCGGAAATCCATATCTCACTGAAGCTTGTACAGAATGATTTTTAACCGTTTCATAAACAGGGGATAAAGTACCACCACTAATTTCATATTCTTCCAATAACTTGTTTGGCTCGTAGGAATATCGCAGGGAGGTCCGAAGCCCTAGTGGAGCTACATCTGCGTGTGGATATGACCAAAATTGCTCATAGGTGTAAGCGGCGGTAAATCTGGTTCCCCGAAAGTATTCTGATGAAGAGGAAGGTACGAACTGTTGTAGTTCTTCAGAGAAAAAACCGTCGGTCTGTACTTCGTAGGGACTGTATCCCACGCCCAGTTCTATAATATTTTGGGCATTAATTTTACTACGTAAAAATAGGTTAGCCTCCCAGATATTATAAGCTATATCGGTAGTAGTAGTATCGGGCAGACATGACGTACAGGGAAATTCTTCGATTGAAAGCCCGTCAGCTACATTGCGCCGCTGACTGTAAAATTCCAGAGATATCGTAGGAGACCACCGTTTTTTGATAAAGGGGAGCCCTTGGTATTCGGTGATTAAAAACAGATCTCGATCAATATCAGTAAGTCGGGAGGGAGAGAAGAAGTCTCCAATACCGCTAGCTGATTCTGAGGCAGGTCCAATCAAAAATCCGCCAAAAATATTGAGCTGATCAGTGACATCACGAGAGCTAAAATAGGTTCCAATTTTTAAATCCCGCAGTAAGTTTTCTCCAAGAGCTCCAAACTTTCCATTAGTGAGCAACCTGCCATTTGGACCATTTTTTTTCGAATAGTTGTCAAATCGGATGACTGGATAAAAGCTTATGCTGGTAAAATTATTATCATAGGGGTGCAAAAAGGCCGGGTTGCCACTATTAGATTCTTTCTGATTTAATGATAAAGAATCAGAGCGACCGAGCTTTTGTAATTTTTTTTGTGACAGACTTTCTATCTCATCCAGTGAAGGCCGATCGGTAAGGCGTGATGAGTCAGGTATTTTAAAGTTAGTGAGCTCAGAACGTTGGTATGAGTGATTTAGATTTAATTTGTCGTCGGATTTTTCGGGTAGCTCAGTAGATGCGATTTGGTATCCTTCGGCAGTAAATTTGGAGAAGTATAACATATCGTCCGAAGTATGCGGCATAAAGGCTCCGCCCAGCACACTGGTAATTTTTTGGGGCTGTGACTGATCTTGGTCTAAGGGCAGACAGTAGATATTGAAAATACCATCGGGGTCAGCAGCATAATATAGGTAGTTGCCTGATGCATCAATATAAGGGTCACGGAAATCGGTGAGCGTGTCTTTTAATACAACGTTCGTGCGATTGGTGTTAATGTTGTATGAATAGATATTACGCGAATAATGGTTAGCAGCAGAAAAATAAATATGTTGGGCATCTGGGTGCCATGACGGGGTAAAGATGACTTCGCCCTCAGAAAAATTAGTCAACTGTTTTATCTGACCCGTAGAGATATCAAGCTCTACGATGTTTTGCGTTCTATTTTTTTGTTGAACGGCGGCTAATTTATTTTGCTGTGGGTGCCAGGCCGGTGATGACAGGCGCTTACTTTTGCTTATTGGGATAATTTGTTGAGTATCAACATCATAGATATACAGACCGTTGTACTGTTCCCCAAACTTATTTAGGCTCTGCTTGCTAAAGGCTAATTGTTGACCATCTTTAGAAAAGGAATAAGCCGACTTAATTTTTTTGATAATGGGCTCTTGATAATGCCCGGAATGTTGGTTTGGAGAAGATTTTTGGAGTAGCCCCAAATTTATAACCTGTCCAGAGCTATTACTGTCCAGTGGCTGAATAAAGAGCTGTGTACCAAGTGCTTTCAGGTTTTTGTTTGAGAGGTAAGCCAGTTTTGAACCGTCGGGAGAAAGCTTGGGATATAAGTTTAAAAACCCTTGATCTTCAATATTATTGGTTGCCGTCACTTCCAGAGAATCTATTGCTCGTTTATACTGCTTTTTGGAAGTGTGAATAAAACTATCAAATAATTGTTGAGCAGATTCCCCAGTGGATTTTTCCAGTGCTTCATCAATGGTAAATACCCCAGACTGTCCGAGTGAATCAGAAATTTTTGGGATAATGGATTCTCCGTATTGCTCGGCTAAATAGGTGGTAAAAGCAAAGCCTTGGTTGTAAATTTGTTCTCGTTCTAAACCATTTTTGGACGTAAAAAAACTCATTTCTTGAAAATCGATTGGCTCATCCGCCAGCAGGGATGTGCGCAACAGCATATCGCGGTGCGAATCCCAAAAGTCGTGGTAAAGTTGTTGACGCTGATACTGGGCCACCCCTTCTGCAAACCAGGCAGGTACATTAATAGAAGAAAATGGATAGGTGATAATGCCTTTGGGAAATCCATAAAGTACATCGGGACGCCGGACATTAGCATATGAGAGCCACTGAAAGTAGATAGCAGGGAAGCGCCGGTTCCTCTTCATAGCCGTTTGTAGCTGAACGATATGTGTGAACTCGTGGGTAATCACATCCCAGAGCCAGTCATGGGTGCCGCGGAAAGGCGTATCCAAAGCAGAGACCCAAATATCGATATGGTTGTCAAAAAAGTAAGCCGCCCCGTTGGAGTAGTCTTGCCGATCCCTGAGTACGATATCTGTTTTAGTATCGGGCTCGAAATTGTACAGCGAAGTTATAGGTGGATAGACTTCTTCAGCGATTCGAGACGTTACTTGCGCGGATTGACTGTTACCTTCTTGAAAATGTATCTGAAAATGGTCAGTCTCTATGGAATACCAGGGCAGGTGATTTTGGGGATAATTATAAAGGTCGGGTGATAGCTGAGCAGTGGCACTACTCACCATCAATACCCAAAATATGCAGTATAATATGTATGATGCGATATTTTTCATTAGTGGACGACAACCATTTTGATCATCTTTCGAGCTTGTTCTCCATTAATTTTTGCTGTTACCATCGCTAAATACAGACCACTGCTCCAGTCTTTGGTTGAAATACGATGTTCTTCAGCAGTCCCGCCCGAGGCATTAAATTGCTTTTCTAGCACGACAGTACCACCTGCCGTAATCACTTTTAAATCTACATGTCCGGATCCGGAAGTTTTAAACCGTATATTGGTAAAGTCTTTAGCGGGATTGGGCCAGTTATAGGTTTCTTCTTTAACTAATATTGATTTTTGGTCACCATGATTTGAAGAAGGACTTGTATTATTAATACCGGATACTTTATTGAAAGGTGCATTCCCATATCGATTTCCCCAGAGCACTTTTGTAATATTATTGATCTTCCAGGCTTTTATTGATCCCTCGTGACTGACAGCATAAAGTATATTCGTTTTTAATATTGGGTGTACCGGCTGGTTTTGTTGGTTATTTACGGCTCCAACATAAAGCGGAAATCCATCTAGTTCCTTCCCATTTTTGCTGTAACCATAAATATTTATCCCTACACTGTCTTGGGCAGTTATGTAAATGTGTGGAGAATTAGAGCTGCTAGTATTGGCAATTAGTGGGGTGCCAATGAATGAGCTGCCTTTGGGAGGGGAGAGCGGAAAGTGGGCAAGCATGGCACCGTTGATGTTACGGGCTTCTAACTTTTGCGTAGATTTATTGACAAATAGAAAATCAATCTTTCCATCTTCATCAAGATCTGTCATGGCTGGCCATTCCAGGGGAGTCCCTTCAATAATTTCGTTGGGATTTATAATATCATTGGGATTAAAAACCAGTAGCTGTTCATCAGTAAGTAAATAGAATCGAATTTTTTTAGCTGAAAGCTTAACAACGCCCGTATAACGTCTGTTCGTTGCTGACGTCATGGCGAAAGAGCCATTCCCCGAAGAAATTTGGAGCTTACCATTTTGGATGCTAGAAAACTGACCGTCAATAATTTCTGAGCGTTGTTTAGGTTGGGCCAGTGGTGAAGAAAAGGAGCCGTTATTGGCATTAATTTGCTGGTCAGTAAAATCCAGCGACAGGGTTTGGGCATTGTTAGCACTGATAAAAGCATCGTTTGCGTTTGCAGAATTAGTCCAGTTGGTATTCCAGCTGCTTCCGTCCCAATTCCACGAGCTAAGCATAATTTGGTTGCCGATTGGGGGCTGGCCCAGTACAAGTTGGCTGCCTTGGAAAGGTTGTTGAATGTTCCCTGATTGAAAATCAAAGAGTGAATTCGAATTGTTACCTAAGTTGATGGCATAGGCTGACTGCCGGCCGGGAATAATCAAAAATGAATCTGACTGTGCTTTATACAGTGATAGCTGGAGCGGATAAGATTTATAATAATCTTCGTTGGCACTGGTAAATGCCTGATCAGGAATTTCATCTTCAGCCAGCGGTATGGTCGAAATATTATCGCCGGATGTCGGACGAACACGAAAAGTAGCCGTGGATTGATTGGCCGAAAAATTAAAAAGCTCAAAAAAGTTGCGGGCTCCCGAATTACTTTCATTTGAAGGACGGGTATTAGGGCCAAATCTATTTTCATAGAAGCTTAACGTATCTCCCGACAGTGTAATAACGGAAGCGTCATTGTCAGACCACCAGAAATCAAAAGCGGTACCCCGTGCTTGTTGACTAAAATCATCACTTGCTGGGCGGCCGATATCTTGGGCACCATCAGCTTCCTCCAGATCTACCCCCCGCCGTTGTGGATTGGCATTTACGGTTTGGTCTGTCAGCGATCGTTCAATAACAGCCTCATCGATATGCCATATAAGTATGCCACCGTTGAGTATGCGGTCATCGGATGTGCCTGCCTTCCCGTCTGTCCCAACATCAATACCACCGGGCAAACTCCAGTCAAAATTACTGACATCAGTAAGCACACCTTTTGGGAAAAGATCTGTAAATCCGTCTGATTGATTCGTAAATATCTGATCGGTATTACTAAAATTTTTAGTTGTTTCAGTGCCATCCGGTTGTTGAAAGGTAAGAGTAAGATTGTTGCCGGCAGGAGCGCGATGACGGTTTTCAATCAAAAAGTATTCGCTGCGGGATAGGGAGTATTTAGCAATGCTGTTATTTTGATGAAAGGCAACTGCCGGTAGTGCGATGGGGCCGCCGGTATTTTTTGAAATCATGAAGGGAGACTGCCATCCCAAAAAAATCTTTTCCCATGCTGAGGGTTCGGGCGGGAACAAGCCCCGATAGGAGAAAAAACTTTCACCGTCCATCAGTCCAAATCGCCCGATGCCGGAACTTCCCGTAGTGGTATTAAAAAGGTCTGGTAAGCCCAAGTAACTGCCGATTGAGGCTGTGAACAGTCCATTGATAGAAAGTTGTAGCACAAATTCTTCGCCCACTGCATTTTTTCCTTTGCGGGAAAGGGTACGGGGTAGTACCATTGAATTGGTTATCCGGAATGAGGTGTTGTTGATGGCAAATCCATCAAAGGCGGGGGCATTTAACAAATCTCCCAGTGTATTCTGGTTCATGAACAGCGAAGGAATATCCTGCGGAGTTTTATCTAAGTTAGTGCCGATAAGCTCGATATCTCGTCCGACGCCGGCATGAAAAATAACAAAGGCGGTTTTTTGGGGATCCAGGGTGTCGGTTGAGAATCCACCGTTATTTTTTACGGCTTGCCAGGAATCCCTGACCAATTGTGCTACTTTTTCATTAGTAAAGTTTTGGCCGGTCGGAGAATATCTTTCCATTTTATTATTGAGCTGATAGATAGGACCCAAAACACGGTATTCAACGTGCATTTGCTGTCCTGACACAGTCTCGAAATAATTTTTTGCAAAGCGGAGATGGGACTTAAAGTAGGATTCGTTGTGGGGCAGAGGATCCAGTGTTATATCAGGCCTATCAAGATATGAAAGGTTCCCGTCCTGGAATGTACCGTTACCTGTTGTTAAACGGTTATTATCTTCTTGGAACTGTATCCGTATAGCAATAATTGTCAGTGAATCGGGGGCTTTGGCAGTTAATTGCTGGCCATTGTTTAAGGAATGACTTCGTTTTGGAATCGTTTGTTGCGCTTTAGCAAGTAGCGGGTATAACAAAAAAGGCATGCTCAATAAGAACATGCCTGTAAATATGCGGGCAACAACGGTGTTATTCATCATGACCAGCTTACTGAATTAGAAGTTCAGCAGCAAGCCAAATCGTGTTGTATTGGCCAGTGGGTGATTTTTGTCGCCGATCGTGTAAATATAGCTAAAATCAATACCAAAGAATTTATATCGCAATCCTGCACCTAAAGTCATAAACTGGCGATCTCCGTTATTTGGATCTTCGTAATAAAACCCACTTCGTAGTGCAAAAAGATCATTATACCAGTATTCAATGCCGCTGGCAATCATCAGTTGTTCAGCTAGAGAAAGTGTTTCTGGCCCATTACCTGTTTTACGCTGATAGCTGTCCCAAGATGTAAATAAGGGAGTCAAAAATCCGTCCGAACTGCCGGTAGTATCCGCACGTGCCATTATTTTGGAAATGTCATTGGCAATGGTCAACGTATTTATGCCTTCTTCATCTAAATTAGTAGTAAAAGACCATCCCAGCCGCATCATTGTTGGGAGAGGGTCTTTTTGTCCATTGTCGGTGTATTTCATTTTGGGACCAATGTTAGAAATGTTTAAGCCCGCCTTCATTGATGCATCACGACTCAAAAAATTAAAGGTATCAGATTGATACATACCTGCGATGTCGATTCCCACACTTGAACCAGGATTAATTTTTTGTCCTCCTGATTTCCCTTCTGCTAAACTGCTATAAATAAATCGAGCTCCCGTTCCCAAAGACCAATTTTGATTAATTTGGAAACCGTAGGATAATCCTACTGCTAATTCATAGCTATTAAATTTATTTATAGTGTTACCAGTTTCATTAGTCCGAACCTGTTCGCCAAGGTTGAGGAAGGTAATATGACCTCCGATGGTACCGATATTTTCCAGATGATATTTACCGACGAGATAATCGTAAAACAGGTCAGCATTGAATTGAGGAAGCCATTCGCTATGGGTAATACTTATCTGATTGCCTCGCTGAAACCCCAATCCTGCAGGGTTCCAAAATACAGCTGAAGCATTATCAGCAATAGCAACACCAGTATTTCCCATACCGGCAGCACGAGAATCAGGTTCTATTTGTAGAAAAGGAACAGAAGTGATACCAACTTGTGCATAAGCACCACTTATAGAAAAAAGCAGTAAGATGAATGTGGCAAAAACTTTTTTAACCATAAAAGATAAAAATATAGCATTAAAAACCTGCGAACGGATGAATTGAAAGTACCCTATTTATCAGCTCGAATGCAAAACCTAATAAATTAATTTATCATAATATTTTAAAAATAAAAAAGGCGGGACATGGTCATATCCCGCCTTTTTATCTTAACTTACCATTTCCAAAACCATTGCTGATGCTCCGCCACCGCCATTACAAATGCCAGCACAGCCGTGACTTCCGCCAGTACGCTTTAGAGCATGTAGCAGGGTAACGATAATACGGGCCCCCGAACAACCAATGGGATGGCCAATACTTACAGCACCTCCGTGAATATTTACTTTTTCGGGATCCAGTTGAAGGATTTCATTATTTACTAGCGTGACTACAGAAAAAGCTTCGTTTACCTCAAAAAGATCAATCTCATCCTTAGATATACCAGCTCGTTTTATTGCTTTAGGCATTGCATCAGCTGGGGCAGTCGTAAACCATTCGGGTTGTTTGGCAGCACTTGCCTGACTGGTTATTTGAGCGATGGGCGTAAGGCCAAGTTCATTTGCTTTATCTTCGCTCATCAATAGTACAGCAGCTGCACCGTCATTAATGCTGCTGGCATTTGCGGGGGTTACAGTCCCTTCTTTGTCAAAAACGGGATTCAGTTTGGGAATTTTATCATAATTAACACGCTTGAGCTCATCGTCCATTTTTACTTTAGAAACGTTACCCTTGCGGTCTTTTATTTTCATTTCAATAATTTCATCATCATAATAACCCTCTTCATGTGCATTGATGGCGCGTTTGTAGGATTCTATTGCAAATTCATCCTGCTGTTCGCGGCTTATATCGCATTCATCAGCGCAAATTTCAGCGGCATTTCCCATGTGGAAATCATTATATACATCCCACAGTCCGTCTTTAATAATGCCATCTTCGGCTTCAGCATGACCCAATTTGGATCCAAAACGATGTTTTTGCAGGTAGTAAGGTACGTTGCTCATACTTTCCATTCCGCCAGCAGCAATAATATCTGCTTCGCCAAGCTTAATTTGGTTCGCACCGATCATAATGGCTTTCATCCCAGATGCACACACTTTGTTGACTGTCGTTGAGGGCGTAAGGTCCGAGAGTCCAGCCTTAAGTGCTGCTTGCCGGGCTGGTGCCTGACCAATACCGGCAGTGAGAACATTTCCAAATACCACTTCCTGGATATCATCGGCACTGATGCCTGTCGTTTTAACAAGTTCTGTGATTGTGGCAGCGCCTAGTTCAGGTGCTGAGTATGATGATAAGCTACCGCCAAAAGAACCTACCGGTGTACGTTTTGCTTCTACAATAACTACGTTCTGCATAAGAAAATCTTTTTTAGATTTATAAAGAATGTATTTCAGTTTGTTTAAAATGCCTGATCTAAATCCTGGATAAGATCATCAGCACCTTCAATACCAACGGACAGGCGAATGAGTGAATCTTTTAGTCCTGCTGCTTCGCGTACTTTTTTGGGGATAGAACCATGTGTCATGGAAGCGGGATGATTTACCAAGGATTCTACGCCTCCCAAACTTTCAGCAAGAGTGAAAACCTCTGTCTGACTCATAAATTCTTTAGCTCGTTCCTGAGCGTCATCTTTTAGAGAAAATGAAACCATAGCTCCAAAATCATCCATCTGTTTTTTGGCAATTTCGTGTTGCCCGTGACTTTCAAGTCCTGGATAACTAACTCGTCCCACTTTTGGGTGGTTATCCAAAAATTCTGCTATCTGTTTGGCGTTATCAGTAGCTTGTTGCATGCGTACAGATAATGTCTTTATACCTCGTAACGTTAAATAGCAGTCCATCGGTCCGGGTACAGCACCGGTTGTCTTTATTTGAAATCGCAATTGTTCCATAATCTCTTCATCAGAGGTTGCAACAGCTCCACCAATAATATCAGAATGACCTCCCAAATATTTTGTAGTAGAGTGCAGTACAGCATCGGCTCCAAGGTCTAATGGACGTTGCAAATAGGGAGACGCAAAGGTATTGTCAACGACTGATAACATATTCTGATTATCAGCAAAATCCGTTAATGCTTTAATATCAACGACGCGCAAAAGTGGATTTGTGGGAGTTTCTATCCACAGAAGGGAAGTGTTTTCAGTAGCAGCCTCTTTAACGTTAGCCAGATCGGTCATATCTACAAAAGAAAATTCGATACCGAATGGCTCAAATACTTTGGTAAACAAACGATAGCTGCCGCCATATAAATCATTAGATGCAATGACGTGGTCACCAGGACGAAACATTTTTAATACTGCATCCATAGCAGCACATCCACTTGCAAAACAGGCACACTCATCGGCGTTTTCTAGTCCGGCAATTAATTTTTCCAGTGCTGTTCGTGTAGGATTACTCACTCGGGCATAGTCATATCCCTTGTGTACACCCGGTGCTTCTTGTGCATAAGTAGATGTCTGAAAAATCGGAGGCATTACTGCACCCGAAGTTTCTTCCATTTTTTGTCCTGCGTGGATAGTCTTAGTATTAAATTTCATTACAGAAATTGATTAAAAATTAGACTTTATGTTTTGGGCTTCTTCCTTCATTCCTAAATAAGAATATGTTTGGTACAGATTTCGCCAGAACGTTTTGTTTTTGGGATGTTTCTCAGTTAGCGCTTTGTATAACGGCAGTGATTCTGTTAAAAACTCCTTCATTCGTTTTTGGACAGTTGATGCGAGGTCACCCGTAGCAATACTTTGAACTTGTTGGTACACAGACGCACTGTTGAGATAGAATTGTGCTGCCTGCTGTTTAATATTGATGTTTTGCGGATTGTCTTCTAAAAGTTTGTTAAAAAGTGTATGGGCACGTTGAAACAGAGAATCTACTGAGTTAAAATTATTTTCAGTGAGTTTGCTTTGTTTCTTTTTCAGGTTGTCCATTTGTTGTGAGCCAATATGATATAGTTCTGTGGCCAAACTTTGCTTATAAATAATATTATTAGACTTCTGTTCCACCAGACTTTCTAATAATTGAATAGCTTGCTGGTGCTGTTTGTTCGCTATATATGCATTTGAAAGTCCGTGAATAAGGTTGGTATTTTGGTCAGATATAGAAACTGCCTGTTGGTAGATTCGCACAGCTTTTTGAGGCTGATCATTTTGCAGATAAAGATATCCCAATTGTTCTAATACCGGTATAGGTGGTCGATCTATTTGCTTTTGCGCTTCCTCAAGCAATGCAATAGCTTTTTCCGGTTGTTGGCTGTGATAATATGCCTGTGCCCCCAGCTTGTATGAGGTAGCACTGTCGGGAATAATTACCGTAGCATTGTGGAAGTGATCACCGGCCCGTTTATAATAATCAGAAGCTAATACAGAATCATCCTGGGTAATTTGTACTCCTTTATTGTGTTCGTTACTCCAAGAAACATTCAATAGTTCCGAAGCCTTGTTCTGATCAGTATTTGTATATGCTTGCTCATACTTTTGTGCTGACAGCATAAGCGTAGTATGGGCTTGTTGATATGTTGAAAGGCGACTGCCTACTTCCTTTTTTTCTGCCAATTTGATTAACAACTCCCCTTTTTGATACAACATAGAAGCAGTACTGTCAGATTTGGACAATTGCTTATCCAACTGCTTTATTTGTTTTCTAAGCTGTTTTTGAGTGCGTTTATCAGATTGAGAGGTTGAAGATTTCTGTAAAAGTGTACATCCAAAAAAGAACCCGAATGCAAGTATAACACTTGCTATTCGGGTGATAGAATAATTCATGAACAAAAGTTAAAGCTATATGAGGTTAATTAGTTCATTCCAGCTTTTTTCATGGCTTTTTTGGCTTTTTTGTCCATACCCAAGTTGGTATAGATGCTAAACAGGCTTCGCCAGTAATCTTTATTGTCGGGATCAATTTCAGCCGCCTGTTCATAATACTTCATGGATTGACGAAGGAATTTTCGTCCTTCTTCATCCAGCTTTTTAGCTTTCGCATTATCCTCCGTCATATTACGCTTATCAAACTTGGCTTTTGCTTTGTTTTGGTATATAACACCAAGTGTATTATATGCACCGGGATTTTCAGGATTATATTCTACCGTCGTTTTTAATTCTTTCTCAGCCCGATTTTCTAACTCAGTAATTTGAGAACTTAGTTTTTTATTTTCTTGTTCTAAGTTAGAAATTTTTTGTTTGTTTCCACCTTCTTCTTTGAGCGTCTTAATTTTCTCTTTATTGGCAGAAACAGTATCGCCCAGAGTAAGCGCCTTTTTATAAAGTTGGGTGCCGAGAACTTGGTGAAATTTAGGCTCTTCAGGATTTTGTTGGACAAGTTTTTCAGTAGTACTTATTGCTTTATCAGACTTTCCAACCCGGTTATAAGCATCAGCTAAATTTGAAATAATGTCTTTGTTTTCAGGGAAAAGTTGTGCAGCTTCCTCAAATACTTTAACAACTTGTTGGTTATTTTCCTGATTAAAATGGTAGCTGCCCAACTGCATATAATCAGTAGCTTTTTTCGCAGAGTCAGGTATCATTTTTAGATATTGAGACTTTGCAGAGCTGGCCCTTTTGTAAGATTTGTTTGCACCTGCTATTTGCGCAAGTACATCCCATGACATCGCACTGTCTGGTTGCACCATAGTGGCATTTTCGAGGTGTCCCTCTGAATATTGTAATGGATTATTTACAGTGTTCTTTAAACTATCATTCCGAAAATACTTGATACCGAGATTATGTTCTGAACTCCAAATTTGTTTTTTAATAGTGGGGATACGGTTGATTTCATCAGGAGTATTTTCACTATTTGCTGCAATTTTTTCGCCTTCGGCAAATGTTTCGTTCATACGTTTATAGTAATCCCGTCTAGCAGATGGATCATTTTCTTGTTTTGCTAATCCACTTAGAGCAACACCTTTGTAATAATATCCCAAAGGGTCCTCAGGATATTTTTCAATAGACTCATTTGCTGCTTCTAATGCTACTTGGGGATTCTGACTTTTAATATTTGATT carries:
- a CDS encoding tetratricopeptide repeat protein, translating into MLRKQLPYLLVTLLIGVMIGCGSSNPLVEKAESNIKSQNPQVALEAANESIEKYPEDPLGYYYKGVALSGLAKQENDPSARRDYYKRMNETFAEGEKIAANSENTPDEINRIPTIKKQIWSSEHNLGIKYFRNDSLKNTVNNPLQYSEGHLENATMVQPDSAMSWDVLAQIAGANKSYKRASSAKSQYLKMIPDSAKKATDYMQLGSYHFNQENNQQVVKVFEEAAQLFPENKDIISNLADAYNRVGKSDKAISTTEKLVQQNPEEPKFHQVLGTQLYKKALTLGDTVSANKEKIKTLKEEGGNKQKISNLEQENKKLSSQITELENRAEKELKTTVEYNPENPGAYNTLGVIYQNKAKAKFDKRNMTEDNAKAKKLDEEGRKFLRQSMKYYEQAAEIDPDNKDYWRSLFSIYTNLGMDKKAKKAMKKAGMN